One Actinoplanes missouriensis 431 DNA segment encodes these proteins:
- a CDS encoding FMN reductase — MKQRKLVVISSGLSQPSSTRLLADQLSAAAVGAAAQLGVTLDTQVIELRDLAHEITDNMLTGFAPTNLKQAQEAVTAADALIVVTPVFSASYSGLFKSFVDVLDKDALVDKPVLLAATAGTARHSLVIEHALRPLFAYLRASILPTGVFAASDDWGANSVEGPLRGRIDRAAAELAREVERREPAVVTDPFALTSNFEDLLKNL; from the coding sequence ATGAAGCAGCGCAAGCTCGTCGTGATCAGTTCCGGACTCAGCCAGCCGTCGTCGACCCGCCTGCTCGCGGACCAGCTGTCCGCGGCGGCGGTCGGCGCCGCCGCCCAGCTCGGCGTCACGCTCGACACGCAGGTGATCGAGCTGCGGGACCTCGCCCACGAGATCACCGACAACATGCTGACCGGCTTCGCCCCCACGAACCTGAAGCAGGCGCAGGAGGCGGTCACCGCCGCCGACGCCCTGATCGTGGTGACCCCGGTGTTCAGCGCCAGTTACAGCGGCCTGTTCAAGTCCTTCGTCGACGTCCTCGACAAGGACGCCCTGGTCGACAAGCCGGTGCTGCTCGCCGCGACCGCCGGAACCGCCCGCCACTCGCTGGTCATCGAACACGCGCTACGACCGTTGTTCGCCTACCTGCGCGCCTCGATCCTGCCCACCGGCGTCTTCGCGGCCAGCGACGACTGGGGCGCCAACTCGGTCGAGGGCCCCCTGCGCGGCCGCATCGACCGCGCCGCCGCCGAACTCGCCCGCGAGGTCGAGCGCCGCGAACCCGCGGTGGTCACCGACCCGTTCGCCCTCACCTCCAACTTCGAGGACCTTCTCAAGAACCTCTGA
- a CDS encoding TetR/AcrR family transcriptional regulator, with translation MTDTVSGSRARTRQAILDAATAVFARNPGATLGDVAVAAGVGRTTLHRYYADRAELVTALHVEAGRRLEAARLRARIGEDTGAEAVRRLGQEYFDLGDILSLLFNNQVTLEGGAEPEGDSCDPEFEAMVRRGYADGSIDPSLPADWVQSVLWAQLYAGWSYLAERQVSRHEALRLVLHSLVNSLHPRG, from the coding sequence GTGACCGACACCGTCTCCGGGTCCCGCGCGCGCACCCGGCAAGCGATCCTCGACGCCGCCACGGCGGTCTTCGCGCGCAACCCCGGCGCGACCCTCGGCGACGTGGCGGTGGCGGCCGGGGTGGGGCGGACCACGCTGCACCGGTACTACGCCGATCGGGCCGAGCTGGTCACCGCCCTGCACGTCGAAGCGGGCCGGCGGCTGGAGGCGGCCCGCCTGCGAGCGCGGATCGGCGAGGACACCGGCGCGGAGGCGGTGCGGCGGCTCGGTCAGGAGTACTTCGACCTCGGTGACATCCTGTCACTGCTCTTCAACAACCAGGTGACGCTGGAGGGCGGCGCGGAGCCGGAGGGCGACAGCTGCGATCCGGAGTTCGAGGCGATGGTGCGGCGCGGATATGCGGACGGCAGCATCGACCCCAGCCTGCCGGCGGACTGGGTGCAGAGCGTGCTGTGGGCGCAGTTGTACGCGGGGTGGAGCTATCTGGCCGAGCGGCAGGTCTCGCGGCATGAGGCGCTGCGGCTCGTGCTGCACAGCCTGGTGAACTCGCTGCATCCGCGCGGGTAA
- a CDS encoding FtsK/SpoIIIE domain-containing protein has translation MHIIYAPGPAEPSGPPGFEVEVRPRSRDATLADLFRALGAADPGRVMIDGRVVESATPIAGSGLHEGAVLTPAGPARDPRPLPVAAEVVTVGGLRAGRVFPLPPGQWLVGRGPQAGVRLEDETVSREHCVLSVGRDAVGVTDLGAANGVQVNGVNLREPTLISPGDVLGVGAVALAVRRPGDGDRPAGLDLRRHLGRGGTVSFNRPPRSAPPAAPDEMTAPPEPREPSKPHFSLASTLGPLVLAVIMVAVTRDLRFGLFALLSPLIGIGTYVESRRRNRKEAAEGRRTFAAELDTLDERIAAAGAVERDRLRHILADPAEALRRAELPSTRLWERRPHHEDFLLLHAGLADRPWTPPVRADGGRLPDAVAERIAAARLPAAPIEVNLGGGGVVGITGDRDVALAVARSLLCQAAVHHGPADLTIGVFVDDGREPVWDWCKWLPHTRLGDDSGQWLSHRRDRSDAMLRQLAAGSHGGTTLVVLDSDVLTEGVHSPARDLLNAARIPARTPFEASRPVPVAGIVLAATADRLPAACDTVIEIAGPDGDATVRRPAEGTAVGNVLLAGLAVEQARTGARRLARFDDPELRRTGAGLPDGVRLLPMLGLSRIDAQAIRDRWRRTDPETLAAPLGMTGRGVFTLDLIRDGPHGLIGGTTGSGKSELLRSLVAALAANAGPQQLTFVLMDYKGGAAFDECARLPHTVGLVTDLDEQLGERALRALEAELRRRERRLREVRADNLIEYVRSGAAVDHPMPRLVVVIDEFATMAKELPDFLTALVGIAQRGRTLGVHLILATQRPSGAVNDNIRTNTNLRVALRVQDAADSIDVIGVRDAAELSRLLPGRAYVRLGPGEVVPIQTALVTTASGGGDDAPVAVMPFVFGAAAEPRTPAMVESPSRTDLARLVDAVAEAAGGLPAPHRPWPEPLTGDLDLATLPPSDSQAVAALADDPDNQRQHAIGWDPADGNLLLLGITGSGTTTTLIALALSLAVARPPEQLEIYAVDYGTGDLAVLETLPHTGSVIAADDRERQVRLIRHLRAERDRRRSGGPPRRPIVVLIDNLSALRAAFDDVEGLALLDVVTRVYADGTAAGIWFAVTADRFSTVPAAWTSVTTQRWLFRLPDPYDYVQAGLSRKDVPARVPGRLVALPSGLQAQVGRPSPSAAAMAALVAAKYPDAPRVAARIGVLPSAVTVADLPAPALGDEPWRVPIGVQESDLGAAALVLYEGDHALIAGPARSGKSTALLTLAAVLRGRAFVAAIGGRRSPLRASGDVDRFADPGGPAAALLADLRGVAGPAVLLVDDAEGLDDADGAIAGLLGAGLPDLHVVAAGRADALRTLYGHWTHTVRRGKAGLLLRPNIDLDGDLLGVTLPRRAPVRLGVGRGYLIHNGEWDITQVAQP, from the coding sequence GTGCACATCATCTATGCGCCGGGCCCGGCGGAGCCCTCGGGGCCGCCGGGGTTCGAGGTCGAGGTGCGCCCGCGCAGCCGGGATGCCACGCTCGCTGACCTCTTCCGGGCGCTCGGCGCGGCGGACCCCGGGCGCGTGATGATCGACGGCCGTGTCGTGGAGTCGGCGACGCCGATCGCCGGCTCCGGGCTGCACGAGGGGGCGGTGCTCACCCCGGCCGGGCCGGCCCGGGATCCGCGGCCGCTCCCGGTCGCGGCCGAGGTGGTCACGGTGGGTGGGCTGCGGGCCGGGCGGGTGTTCCCGCTGCCGCCCGGGCAGTGGCTGGTGGGTCGCGGCCCGCAGGCCGGGGTGCGGCTCGAGGACGAGACCGTGTCGCGGGAGCACTGTGTGCTCAGCGTCGGGCGGGACGCGGTCGGTGTGACGGATCTGGGGGCGGCCAACGGCGTACAGGTCAATGGGGTGAACCTGCGCGAACCCACCCTGATCTCGCCCGGTGATGTGCTCGGGGTCGGCGCGGTGGCGCTGGCCGTGCGCCGGCCCGGTGACGGCGACCGGCCGGCCGGGCTGGACCTGCGGCGGCATCTGGGGCGTGGCGGGACCGTGTCGTTCAACCGGCCGCCGCGGTCCGCGCCACCGGCCGCGCCGGACGAGATGACCGCGCCGCCGGAGCCGCGGGAGCCGTCGAAACCGCACTTCAGCCTCGCGTCGACGCTCGGCCCGCTGGTGCTCGCCGTGATCATGGTGGCGGTCACCCGGGATCTGCGGTTCGGTCTGTTCGCGCTGCTCTCACCGCTGATCGGGATCGGCACCTATGTGGAGTCGCGGCGCCGCAACCGGAAGGAGGCGGCCGAGGGGAGGAGGACGTTCGCGGCGGAGCTGGACACGCTCGACGAGCGGATCGCGGCGGCCGGTGCGGTCGAGCGGGACCGGCTGCGGCACATCCTCGCCGACCCGGCCGAGGCGTTGCGCCGCGCCGAGTTGCCCAGCACCCGGCTCTGGGAGCGGCGCCCGCACCACGAGGACTTCCTGCTGCTGCACGCGGGTCTCGCCGACCGCCCGTGGACGCCGCCGGTACGCGCCGACGGCGGCCGGCTGCCGGACGCGGTCGCCGAGCGGATCGCCGCGGCGCGCCTGCCGGCCGCGCCGATCGAGGTGAACCTGGGCGGGGGCGGGGTCGTCGGGATCACCGGTGACCGGGACGTCGCGCTGGCCGTGGCCCGCAGCCTGCTCTGCCAGGCCGCCGTCCACCACGGACCGGCCGACCTGACGATCGGCGTGTTCGTCGACGACGGCCGGGAACCGGTCTGGGACTGGTGCAAATGGCTGCCGCACACCCGGCTCGGCGACGACAGCGGGCAGTGGCTGTCGCACCGCCGGGACCGCAGCGACGCGATGCTCCGGCAGCTGGCAGCCGGGTCACACGGCGGGACCACGCTCGTCGTGCTGGATTCCGACGTCCTCACCGAGGGCGTCCACTCCCCGGCGCGGGACCTGCTCAACGCCGCCCGCATCCCCGCCCGGACGCCGTTCGAGGCGTCCCGGCCGGTGCCGGTCGCCGGGATCGTCCTGGCGGCGACCGCGGACCGGCTGCCCGCCGCGTGCGACACGGTGATCGAGATCGCCGGGCCGGACGGCGACGCGACGGTCCGGCGACCCGCGGAGGGGACCGCCGTGGGCAATGTTCTGCTGGCCGGGCTCGCCGTCGAGCAGGCGCGGACCGGTGCGCGGCGGCTGGCCCGCTTCGACGACCCGGAGCTGCGCCGCACCGGGGCGGGACTGCCCGACGGCGTACGCCTGCTGCCCATGCTCGGCCTGTCCCGGATCGACGCGCAGGCGATCCGGGACCGCTGGCGCCGCACCGACCCGGAGACCCTCGCCGCGCCGCTCGGGATGACCGGCCGCGGCGTCTTCACGCTCGACCTGATCCGGGACGGGCCGCACGGGCTGATCGGCGGCACCACCGGCTCCGGCAAGAGCGAGCTGCTGCGCAGCCTGGTCGCCGCCCTCGCCGCGAACGCCGGGCCGCAACAGCTGACGTTCGTCCTGATGGACTACAAGGGCGGCGCGGCGTTCGACGAGTGCGCGCGCCTGCCGCACACCGTCGGCCTCGTGACCGACCTCGACGAACAGCTCGGCGAGCGAGCGCTGCGCGCCCTCGAGGCGGAACTGCGGCGCCGGGAGCGCCGGCTGCGGGAGGTGCGGGCCGACAACCTCATCGAGTACGTCCGGAGCGGCGCGGCCGTGGATCACCCGATGCCGCGGCTGGTCGTGGTGATCGACGAGTTCGCCACCATGGCGAAGGAGCTGCCCGACTTCCTCACCGCGCTGGTCGGGATCGCGCAGCGCGGACGGACCCTCGGCGTGCACCTGATCCTCGCCACGCAACGGCCGTCCGGAGCCGTCAACGACAACATCCGCACGAACACGAACCTGCGGGTGGCGTTGCGCGTGCAGGACGCCGCCGACTCGATCGACGTGATCGGCGTGCGGGACGCGGCCGAGCTGAGCCGGCTGCTGCCGGGGCGGGCCTACGTGCGGCTCGGGCCGGGTGAGGTGGTGCCGATCCAGACGGCGCTCGTGACGACGGCGTCCGGTGGCGGCGATGACGCGCCGGTGGCGGTGATGCCGTTCGTGTTCGGGGCGGCGGCGGAACCCCGTACCCCGGCGATGGTGGAAAGCCCGAGCCGTACGGACCTCGCGCGTCTCGTCGACGCCGTCGCCGAGGCCGCCGGCGGCCTGCCGGCGCCGCACCGCCCGTGGCCGGAACCGCTCACCGGCGACCTGGACCTGGCCACCCTGCCGCCGTCGGACAGCCAGGCGGTCGCCGCGCTCGCCGACGACCCGGACAACCAGCGGCAGCACGCGATCGGGTGGGACCCGGCCGACGGGAACCTGCTGCTCCTCGGCATCACCGGCAGCGGCACCACGACCACCCTGATCGCGCTCGCGCTCAGCCTCGCCGTGGCCCGGCCGCCCGAGCAGCTGGAGATCTACGCGGTGGACTACGGGACCGGGGACCTGGCGGTGCTGGAGACGCTGCCGCACACCGGCAGCGTGATCGCCGCCGACGACCGGGAACGCCAGGTCCGGCTGATCCGGCACCTGCGCGCCGAACGGGACAGGCGCCGCTCCGGCGGGCCGCCGCGCCGCCCGATCGTGGTGCTGATCGACAACCTGTCGGCGCTGCGCGCCGCGTTCGACGACGTGGAGGGTCTCGCGCTCCTCGACGTGGTGACGCGGGTCTACGCGGACGGCACCGCGGCCGGGATCTGGTTCGCGGTGACCGCCGACCGGTTCAGCACCGTGCCGGCCGCGTGGACGTCGGTCACCACGCAACGCTGGCTGTTCCGGCTGCCCGACCCGTACGACTACGTGCAGGCCGGACTCTCCCGTAAGGACGTGCCGGCCCGGGTGCCCGGCCGTCTCGTCGCGCTGCCCTCGGGCCTGCAGGCCCAGGTCGGCCGCCCGTCGCCGTCGGCGGCCGCGATGGCGGCCCTGGTCGCCGCGAAGTACCCGGACGCGCCGCGCGTCGCCGCCCGGATCGGGGTGCTGCCGTCCGCGGTGACCGTCGCCGACCTGCCGGCCCCGGCGCTCGGCGACGAACCGTGGCGGGTGCCGATCGGCGTGCAGGAGTCGGATCTGGGTGCGGCGGCGCTGGTGCTCTACGAGGGCGATCACGCGCTGATCGCGGGCCCGGCCCGGTCCGGGAAGAGCACCGCGCTGCTCACCCTCGCCGCGGTGCTGCGCGGGCGGGCGTTCGTCGCGGCGATCGGCGGGCGGCGGTCCCCGCTGCGGGCAAGCGGGGACGTGGACCGGTTCGCGGACCCCGGCGGGCCGGCCGCCGCGCTCCTCGCCGACCTGCGCGGGGTCGCCGGGCCGGCGGTGCTGCTCGTTGACGACGCGGAGGGGCTGGACGACGCGGACGGCGCCATCGCGGGGCTGCTCGGGGCCGGGCTGCCCGACCTGCACGTGGTCGCCGCGGGGCGGGCGGACGCGCTGCGGACGCTCTACGGGCACTGGACCCACACCGTGCGGCGGGGGAAGGCGGGGCTGCTGCTGCGCCCCAACATCGACCTCGACGGGGACCTGCTGGGGGTGACGCTGCCGCGGCGCGCGCCGGTGCGCCTGGGGGTGGGGCGCGGCTATCTGATCCACAACGGCGAGTGGGACATCACGCAGGTGGCGCAGCCCTGA
- a CDS encoding alpha/beta hydrolase: MFSELEGTLHQETIDSVLLRDNPLGDPHVRPLWVYTPPGYAESSDRYPTVYVIQGYSGQVEMWGNRQAFRQPFVVTADQVFAHGRAPGCILVYVDAWTAYGGSQFVDSPGTGKYHSYLCDEVVPHVDARYRTIAAAGSRAISGKSSGGFGAMITPMLRPDLFGALATHAGDALYEYCYLNEFAKSARALREYDHDIMKWWTDFNSRVSLTKEHDMSLTLLLGCTAAFSADPDGTPRLPFDPRSGVLIPELWDRWLAWDPIRMIDRYADALRGLRAVWIDAGTRDEWFLDLGAEAFKDGLLRIGVPQERISYELFPAAHGGIDYRYPLAVEWLAHRLDRSS, translated from the coding sequence ATGTTCAGTGAACTCGAAGGAACCCTGCATCAGGAGACCATCGACTCGGTTCTGCTGAGGGACAACCCGCTCGGCGACCCGCACGTGCGCCCGCTCTGGGTCTACACCCCGCCCGGTTACGCGGAGAGCAGCGACCGCTATCCCACCGTCTACGTGATCCAGGGCTACTCCGGACAGGTCGAGATGTGGGGCAACCGCCAGGCCTTCCGGCAGCCGTTCGTCGTCACCGCCGACCAGGTGTTCGCCCACGGCCGGGCGCCGGGCTGCATCCTGGTCTACGTGGACGCGTGGACCGCGTACGGCGGCTCGCAGTTCGTCGACTCGCCCGGCACCGGGAAGTATCACTCGTACCTCTGCGACGAGGTGGTCCCGCACGTCGACGCCCGGTACCGCACGATCGCCGCCGCCGGATCCCGCGCGATCTCCGGCAAGTCCTCCGGCGGCTTCGGCGCGATGATCACCCCGATGCTGCGGCCCGACCTGTTCGGCGCGCTCGCCACCCACGCCGGTGACGCCCTCTACGAGTACTGCTACCTCAACGAGTTCGCCAAGTCGGCCCGAGCCCTGCGCGAATACGACCACGACATCATGAAGTGGTGGACCGACTTCAACTCCCGGGTCAGCCTGACCAAGGAGCACGACATGTCGCTCACCCTGCTCCTGGGCTGCACCGCAGCCTTCTCCGCCGACCCGGACGGCACCCCGCGCCTGCCCTTCGACCCGCGTTCCGGCGTGCTCATCCCGGAGCTCTGGGACCGCTGGCTGGCCTGGGACCCGATCCGCATGATCGACCGCTACGCCGACGCGCTGCGCGGCCTGCGCGCGGTCTGGATCGACGCCGGCACCCGCGACGAGTGGTTCCTCGACCTGGGCGCCGAGGCGTTCAAGGACGGCCTGCTCCGGATCGGCGTCCCGCAGGAACGGATCAGTTACGAGCTCTTCCCGGCTGCCCACGGCGGCATCGACTACCGCTACCCCCTGGCCGTCGAATGGCTCGCCCACCGCCTCGACCGTTCTTCTTGA
- a CDS encoding amylo-alpha-1,6-glucosidase — protein MTGEGFLTASAAPGADEPVGRYATLFGRDALIAALQTLPVRPHIATATIDALGSRQGRRLVPETAEEPGKIPHEDWEVAPQWHRDRAWPVEPDGSLRYFGSVDSTSLYLILAARLKITDATVTAALHWLRSSLAANGLVTYAGHREGGLYHQGWRDGLWDKEGSGVRWPSGAQVEAPVAVASAQAFAYHALRCHGFEADAEQLADAVDEAFFRHGQPWPALAVDGHGRAVPTKASEIGIMLWSDLLKPARVEPAVSALQALMTRWGPRTISPEHASFSPDAYHLGAVWPFECWFAWGALRRHGATELAGRVCKGVLDAVEHLRCMPECYAAPLDGGPPFVPGRATRLQAWTAGAVWALASGWDGRSGLASGC, from the coding sequence GTGACCGGCGAGGGCTTTCTGACGGCGTCGGCCGCCCCGGGAGCCGACGAGCCGGTTGGCCGTTATGCCACGCTCTTCGGCCGAGACGCACTCATCGCGGCCCTCCAGACCCTCCCCGTGCGGCCGCACATCGCCACCGCAACCATCGACGCGCTGGGGTCGCGACAGGGCAGGCGGCTCGTCCCGGAGACCGCCGAGGAGCCCGGGAAGATCCCGCACGAGGACTGGGAAGTGGCACCTCAGTGGCACCGGGATCGCGCGTGGCCCGTCGAGCCCGACGGCAGCCTGCGCTATTTCGGGTCGGTGGACTCCACCTCTCTCTATCTCATCCTCGCCGCAAGGCTGAAGATCACCGATGCGACAGTCACCGCTGCCCTTCACTGGCTGCGATCCAGCCTGGCGGCCAACGGACTCGTCACCTATGCCGGCCACCGTGAAGGTGGGCTTTACCACCAGGGATGGCGGGACGGCCTGTGGGACAAGGAGGGTTCCGGCGTCCGGTGGCCCAGCGGCGCCCAGGTGGAGGCTCCGGTGGCGGTCGCCTCCGCGCAGGCGTTCGCTTACCACGCTCTTCGCTGTCACGGGTTCGAGGCGGACGCGGAACAGCTTGCCGACGCCGTGGACGAGGCCTTCTTCCGGCACGGGCAACCGTGGCCGGCGTTGGCGGTCGACGGCCACGGGCGGGCGGTGCCGACCAAGGCCAGCGAGATCGGCATCATGCTCTGGTCCGACCTGCTGAAACCCGCGCGGGTCGAGCCGGCGGTGTCCGCGTTGCAGGCTCTCATGACCCGCTGGGGCCCACGCACCATCTCACCCGAGCATGCGTCCTTCTCCCCGGATGCGTACCACCTCGGAGCCGTCTGGCCCTTCGAATGCTGGTTCGCCTGGGGGGCCTTGCGCCGCCACGGCGCCACCGAACTGGCTGGTCGCGTCTGCAAGGGCGTGCTGGACGCTGTCGAACACCTTCGATGCATGCCGGAGTGCTATGCCGCGCCACTGGACGGTGGCCCGCCGTTCGTTCCGGGACGAGCCACGCGGCTCCAGGCCTGGACCGCCGGAGCGGTGTGGGCGCTCGCCAGCGGCTGGGACGGCAGATCAGGACTGGCGTCGGGCTGCTAG
- a CDS encoding ABC transporter ATP-binding protein, whose translation MPESTKVQTLLAVFRPHRRTMLLGLILGLLGSAAGLATPMVTKWVLDSFGAGLDLTSPVVTLLVLLVAGAAVGLWQWIVMGRLAQRIVLDARTSIIRRYFQARVYDLQKRSTGELVTRVTSDTGLLHEASGSIVGLINAGIGLAGTIVLMGVLDLTLLGCTLAAVVVVAVLMSLLLPKIGAAQTAAQESVGRLGANLEGALRAIRTVKASRAEGRQSARVIGNAQDAARHGIRAAEVSATVWTISWSGVNFAVILILAVGAWRASEGLLEVSTLVAFLLYVFQLMGPITELTQNLTALQAGMAAAGRINELNDITLESGRTLESHEATASHPDPTVRPDDAVIVFAGVTARYGPDGEPAVHGVDLAVPRRGHLAIVGPSGAGKTTLFSLLLRFLEPQHGRILLDGRDYASYTPDQVRSRLAYVEQETPVVPGTIAENLRYTHPDATDDELRDVLRAVRLDDKIEELPDGWETSLASTDVSGGQRQRIALARALLRTPDVLLLDEATAQVDGLTEAAVHDCIRARAATGAVVTIAHRLSTILDADSIVVMENGRIRAQGTHADLYAGDELYRGLVEALRIAAEQPAPA comes from the coding sequence ATGCCGGAATCCACGAAGGTGCAGACCCTGCTGGCCGTGTTCCGACCCCACCGACGCACCATGCTTCTCGGCCTGATCCTCGGCCTGCTGGGCAGCGCCGCCGGGCTCGCCACCCCGATGGTCACCAAATGGGTGCTCGACTCGTTCGGCGCCGGCCTCGACCTGACCTCCCCGGTCGTCACGCTGCTGGTCCTGCTCGTCGCCGGCGCCGCGGTCGGCCTGTGGCAGTGGATCGTGATGGGCCGGCTGGCGCAGCGGATCGTCCTCGACGCCCGGACGTCGATCATCCGCCGATACTTCCAGGCGCGCGTCTACGACCTGCAGAAACGCTCCACCGGTGAGCTCGTCACGCGGGTCACCTCGGACACCGGCCTGCTGCACGAGGCGTCCGGCAGCATCGTCGGCCTGATCAACGCCGGGATCGGGCTGGCCGGCACGATCGTACTGATGGGTGTGCTCGATCTGACCCTGCTCGGCTGCACCCTCGCCGCGGTCGTGGTGGTGGCCGTGCTGATGTCGCTGCTGCTGCCCAAGATCGGGGCGGCGCAGACCGCCGCGCAGGAGTCGGTCGGCCGGCTCGGCGCGAACCTGGAGGGCGCGCTCCGGGCGATCCGCACCGTGAAGGCCAGCCGCGCCGAGGGCCGGCAGAGCGCCCGGGTCATCGGCAACGCGCAGGACGCCGCCCGGCACGGCATCCGCGCCGCCGAGGTCAGCGCGACGGTGTGGACGATCTCCTGGTCCGGCGTCAACTTCGCGGTGATCCTCATCCTGGCGGTCGGCGCGTGGCGGGCCAGCGAGGGGCTGCTCGAGGTGTCCACCCTCGTCGCGTTCCTGCTCTACGTCTTCCAGCTGATGGGCCCGATCACCGAGCTCACCCAGAATCTGACCGCTCTGCAGGCGGGGATGGCGGCCGCCGGCCGGATCAACGAGCTCAACGACATCACCCTCGAGAGCGGCAGGACCCTCGAGAGCCATGAGGCAACGGCATCACACCCCGATCCCACCGTACGGCCGGACGACGCCGTCATCGTGTTCGCCGGCGTCACCGCCCGTTACGGACCGGACGGCGAGCCCGCTGTCCACGGCGTCGACCTGGCCGTCCCGCGACGCGGGCACCTGGCGATCGTCGGGCCGTCCGGCGCCGGCAAGACCACGCTGTTCTCCCTGCTGCTCCGGTTCCTGGAGCCGCAGCACGGCCGGATCCTGCTGGACGGGCGGGACTACGCGTCCTACACGCCCGACCAGGTGCGGTCCCGGCTCGCCTACGTCGAACAGGAGACCCCGGTCGTGCCCGGGACGATCGCCGAGAACCTCCGCTACACCCACCCGGACGCCACCGACGACGAACTGCGCGACGTCCTGCGCGCGGTCCGGCTCGACGACAAGATCGAGGAGCTGCCGGACGGCTGGGAGACGTCCCTGGCCTCGACCGACGTCTCCGGCGGCCAGCGCCAGCGGATCGCCCTGGCCCGGGCGCTGCTGCGCACCCCCGACGTGCTGCTGCTCGACGAGGCGACCGCCCAGGTGGACGGCCTGACCGAGGCCGCCGTGCACGACTGCATCCGGGCACGCGCCGCGACCGGTGCGGTGGTCACGATCGCCCACCGCCTCTCCACGATCCTGGACGCCGACAGCATCGTGGTGATGGAGAACGGCCGGATCCGCGCCCAGGGCACTCACGCCGACCTGTACGCGGGGGACGAGCTCTACCGCGGGCTGGTGGAGGCCCTCCGCATAGCCGCCGAGCAGCCGGCCCCCGCCTGA
- a CDS encoding LLM class flavin-dependent oxidoreductase, translated as MQFGIFSVSDITTDPTTGRTPTEAERIKDIVTIAKHAEEVGLDVFALGEHHNEPFFSSSPTTTLAYIAAQTKTLQLSTATTLITTNDPVKIAEDFAMLQHLADGRVDLTLGRGNTGPVYPWFGKDIRAGIPLAIENYALLHQLWREHVVDWQGKFRTPLQSFTSTPRPLDEVPPFVWHGSIRSPEIAEQAAYYGDGFFANHIFWPKEHTQRMVQLYRQRYAHYGHGSADQAIVGLGGQVFMNKNSQDAVKQFRPYFDNAPVYGHGPTLEDFSRETPLTVGSPQQVIDRTLGFREYVGDYQRQLWLMDHAGLPVKTVLEQLDILGSEVVPVLRKEFAALKPAHVPDAPTHASLLAAKLAKDANKEEVQA; from the coding sequence ATGCAGTTCGGAATCTTCTCAGTTTCAGACATCACCACCGACCCCACCACCGGCCGGACCCCGACCGAGGCGGAGCGGATCAAGGACATCGTCACGATCGCGAAGCACGCGGAGGAGGTCGGCCTCGACGTGTTCGCGCTCGGTGAGCACCACAACGAGCCGTTCTTCTCCAGCTCGCCGACGACGACGCTCGCCTACATCGCCGCGCAGACGAAGACCCTGCAGCTCAGCACCGCCACCACGCTGATCACCACGAACGACCCGGTGAAGATCGCCGAGGACTTCGCGATGCTGCAGCACCTCGCGGACGGCCGCGTCGACCTCACGCTGGGTCGCGGCAACACCGGCCCGGTCTACCCCTGGTTCGGCAAGGACATCCGCGCCGGCATCCCCCTGGCGATCGAGAACTACGCGCTGCTGCACCAGCTGTGGCGTGAGCACGTCGTCGACTGGCAGGGCAAGTTCCGCACGCCGCTGCAGAGCTTCACCTCCACGCCGCGCCCGCTCGACGAGGTGCCGCCGTTCGTCTGGCACGGCTCGATCCGCAGCCCGGAGATCGCCGAGCAGGCCGCCTACTACGGTGACGGCTTCTTCGCGAACCACATCTTCTGGCCGAAGGAGCACACCCAGCGCATGGTGCAGCTGTACCGCCAGCGCTACGCGCACTACGGCCACGGCTCCGCCGACCAGGCGATCGTCGGCCTCGGCGGTCAGGTGTTCATGAACAAGAACAGTCAGGACGCGGTCAAGCAGTTCCGCCCCTACTTCGACAACGCGCCGGTCTACGGCCACGGCCCGACGCTGGAGGACTTCAGCCGGGAGACGCCGCTCACCGTCGGCAGCCCGCAGCAGGTCATCGACCGCACGCTGGGCTTCCGCGAGTACGTCGGCGACTACCAGCGCCAGCTGTGGCTGATGGACCACGCCGGCCTGCCGGTCAAGACGGTCCTCGAGCAGCTCGACATCCTCGGTTCCGAGGTCGTGCCGGTGCTGCGCAAGGAGTTCGCCGCCCTCAAGCCGGCCCACGTGCCGGACGCCCCGACGCACGCCTCGCTCCTCGCGGCCAAGCTGGCGAAGGACGCGAACAAGGAAGAAGTCCAGGCATGA